The nucleotide sequence TGTTAAGGCTATTTGTAGATTATTTGCCCGAAATATTGCAAGTGAATCAGATTTTTTGAAAGCTGTTTTTTCAAAATAATTTATTTTTAAGGCGGCATTTTTTGAATTTTCAGCAAAGTTGATATCATATAATAAATCATAATACAAATCATCTAACGAAAAATCGGTATAGTTTTTATTGGTGATTTGCGTGTGAATTTTTACATGGTCATACACATTGGGTTGCTTTTTACAAGAAAAAACAACAATTAATAAAATTACCGTTGCAATAAAACGAACTATACGCACCTTACCAATTTTAAATCCAAATGTAGCAAAAATATGTGCTTTTATGGAATTTATTTGTTTTCATTGAACGAATTTGGAAGTAATTCAGGTAATAATTTAATAAGAATAGGCAAAAGCAAACTGCCGCCCGGAATTAAAAAAATAGTAAACGCAGGTACTGTTTTCCCCAGTTCAATAAACTGATTTTTAAGCTGTTGTTTTTCTTTTTTAGAAAGATTACTGTATGTGGCTTTTACAACAAGTTGCATAAGTAGTTTGTTGTTTTCCAATTCTTTAATTAAGCTTTTCTTGTTTCTTTTAATAAATAAAGCAACGCTTTTATTCGTGTTTTTATACAGCTTTTTTAAAGGATGCGAAAACTGAAAATAGGGAATTTCTTTTTTATGTGCGTTGATAAATTCCAACATAAATCGCAGTGCTTTTTTAGTGACCACTTTTTGGAGTTCCAATTTTTTGTTGAGTTCCAGAATAAATTTAAATTCTTTGCGATCGATTTTTTCATCGTTCCATAAAACCATTAGCGCAATATCTGCCAAATAACTTTTCCCATAAAAAGTTTTAATATTTTGTGTGTTTAAGGCTAAAAGATCAGGCGTAAATTGTGCTTTGTCAACATATTTCAAAGAGGTTTGCATGATTTGCTGTATCTTTTGGTCGTATTTAGTTACATTCTGTTTTTGATGAAAACTAATCACCACCAAATGCGAAATCGTGTGTTCTAAATAGTTGTAATAATTCAGAATTTCGGTTTCATTCATCAAAAATCGTCTAAAACACAAAACATCTGTAAAAATTAAAAAGTTTGATAAATGTTCTGAAAATGTTTTGTTTAAATAATTAGCAGAACGATGCGTGCGGTCATTTAAAATTTTTTCGAGTGAAGCAAATGCTTTTTTTGAGGGAAAGGTAATGAATGAAAAATAAGATTCGGTTTTGGCATTCTTTATTTTTGCATAAAAATCTTCGGCTTGTTTGGTAAATTCGTGAAAATCGGTTTGTTTTTTAGTAAGCACAAATGTTCCGTACAAAGCTTCTAAAAGCACAATTTTGGTAAATTCTTCTTGTGTAAGATCAAATGAATTAAAGATAGGTTGTATTGTTTTGGTCGTAAAACCATATACAAAGCCTGTTTCACGAATTTTTTCGTAAAATGTTTCTTCGCTAAATGCAGTAAAAAAAGATGGATTACTCAATTTAAAAAATTTAGTAATCCATAACTCTTTCGATGGGTTCATATACTTATTTCAATTCAAAAACTACATTTACATTGGTAGAAATTTCAATTTCGCCCACTGCCAATGTTTGATTCATGCCCGCAGATTCATCGGCCATTGCCGTTTTCATCATATATACGCGCGGATTATTGATTGACGATTGATCGTTAATAATCAATGCTTTGCCAATATTCTGTCCCAAGGCAGCCGCATAGTCTTGTGCTTTTTTCTTGGCATCAAGCACGGCTTTTGCTCTAATTTCAGTAGCATACTTTTCAGTTTGGGTTGATTTGAATTCTACTCCGTTGATTGTATTTGCCCCTGCTTCCATTAAATCGGCCATTAATTTTTCATAATGATCTAAATTTCGCAACGTAATGGTAACTGTTTGGCTCGCCACGAAATAGTCTTTTTTCTCTTGATATTCTCTTGTTTTGTAAAGATTCACACGCTGTGTTTGATAATCTTTTTCGGCAATATTGCTTTTTTTGATTACTTGAATCATTTTGGCAATAATTTCATCGTTTTGCTTTTTTGCCTTTGCAGAATCCAAGTCTTTAATTTCTGCACCCATTGTGATAATTGCATAATCGGGTTTTATTTTTACCGAACCTTCGCCGTTTACATTTACCTGTGGAGTAATTGTGTTGTTGTTTTGTGCCATAGTAGTAAAAGTTACTAATACTAATGAGAATAAATAAAGAATCTTTTTCATTTTATTTTTTGTTTA is from Paenimyroides aestuarii and encodes:
- a CDS encoding LETM1-related biofilm-associated protein encodes the protein MNPSKELWITKFFKLSNPSFFTAFSEETFYEKIRETGFVYGFTTKTIQPIFNSFDLTQEEFTKIVLLEALYGTFVLTKKQTDFHEFTKQAEDFYAKIKNAKTESYFSFITFPSKKAFASLEKILNDRTHRSANYLNKTFSEHLSNFLIFTDVLCFRRFLMNETEILNYYNYLEHTISHLVVISFHQKQNVTKYDQKIQQIMQTSLKYVDKAQFTPDLLALNTQNIKTFYGKSYLADIALMVLWNDEKIDRKEFKFILELNKKLELQKVVTKKALRFMLEFINAHKKEIPYFQFSHPLKKLYKNTNKSVALFIKRNKKSLIKELENNKLLMQLVVKATYSNLSKKEKQQLKNQFIELGKTVPAFTIFLIPGGSLLLPILIKLLPELLPNSFNENK
- a CDS encoding SIMPL domain-containing protein, whose translation is MKKILYLFSLVLVTFTTMAQNNNTITPQVNVNGEGSVKIKPDYAIITMGAEIKDLDSAKAKKQNDEIIAKMIQVIKKSNIAEKDYQTQRVNLYKTREYQEKKDYFVASQTVTITLRNLDHYEKLMADLMEAGANTINGVEFKSTQTEKYATEIRAKAVLDAKKKAQDYAAALGQNIGKALIINDQSSINNPRVYMMKTAMADESAGMNQTLAVGEIEISTNVNVVFELK